Below is a genomic region from Neurospora crassa OR74A linkage group VII, whole genome shotgun sequence.
CAGACGATGGAGAAGCTGGACCATGAGACCAGCGAAGCGCTTGAAAGTGCGGGGTATACGGACAGCAGGCGAGACCTCGATCAGGACCCCTTTGGCGGTCTGGATATAGATCTGCAGCCTGCCGGCCTTGTTGACGGGCGAGTCAAGGAGCGTGAGGAGGCACTAGAGTACACAAATGGCGAGTGTCAGTAGCAGTATCCGCATGTTGAATGCAGACTGGGAGTGTTTCCAACCTGGTGAGTAATGTCGGGGCGAGCGTCACTGATATCTCTGTTCATCTTGCGCATGACACCAATGTGCTCATCGCTATTGAGGAGCGAGTATTTTTCCTCTCGCTGCATGCCCATGCGGCCAGAGCCGCCGTGGGACGCCTTGTAGGTCTCGAGACTGGCGTTGGAGAGTACCACGATGAGCCTCTTAGTATCCTTGTCGGTAGGTGGGATGGGCATGTGCTGCTCAGCAACGAGTTGGGGCAGTGCCGGAGGAGGGAGCGACTGGGTGCCTGCCATGGTCACGTCGTGGTTAGACATGTTGAAAACCTGAAGCTCACTCAATAATCGAATAACCAAATGTCCGGGGGCAACGACAGGTAGGAGAAATggcaggcggcggcgctggTAGAAACGGTAGGTTTGATGATAGTTGCTGATATGGTCGTCGTGATGGTGCTAGGGACGGGACGATGGATGATGTGTAGCCAAGAGAACGCAAGAATGGAGACAAGACGGCCTTTCGAGTTTTCGAGCGAAAAAAACGAAATGGCATTGGCCACCATTGGCGATCAGTCAAAAGAGAGTGGGGTACCGAAGTTCCAGGCTTCCCGGGCCCCTCTTTCCGTGTACAGTAGTAGTACGTCTTTGCGGCGTCTTTCCCGTCAGGGTGTTCCCGTCGATTTTTTTGtttgattttttttggtcCTCTGCGCTGCGCATGCGCTATGATGCTTGGCAACAACGGAACCGGGACACACGCAGCAATACAGCTTGGGAACGCTCAAGCCCGCCCCTCAAACCTCCGAAAAACTTCATACCTCGAGCGCCGCAACACCTCGCATTCAGGGCCCAAACCAAAATGATTATCTGACATAGAAGAGATTAAAAGGTCGAGGAGGGTACTTACGAGGCCGCTTGCCAGCACGGGGGTGTTCTGGGGAAGATGATCCGGACGACATGGTGGCAGGGGAGCACGGAGCAAAGACAACGATGGAAAACCAAATGGACCCTTGATGGCAGCAAGATTGAAGCGGAAAAGTTGGAGGAAGAACGAGACGAGAGCCCAGAGCGCGGGTGCGCGGGCGCACGTGCCCTTTTATATGTTCACGAAGCTCGATAACACGACCTGGATAAACCGACTGTGTGGGGCCATACGAACTGAGAGCAGTCAGCCCCTACCCCAAGCTTGGCATTGATATCGCGCGCCGGCAACCATCAGTCCTCACAAGAAAGCATCGTTTGAAATAGTCTCAGTCAGACCCacaacctccaaaaccaccccaccccacccgtttCTGCGGTAGCAGGTCTGAGCCAATTTTGAGCATTTCGGCCGTCAGCCGCTGTAGGACccaactatatattattatatattataaattcaaGGAAGCTAGTAAagataaataaaaattactcttatataGAACATTTTATTCTGATTCCAATGGTAGCCTTAGTTCCCTCATACGACTAAAAATCGTCGAAATACAAGGCTTTGAACTTTTGGACTTTTACCCCCTCAAGGCTACATTACTTTAATGGGTGGTCCGAGCTTTATAAAAATGGTACCGTCAGAACCGCCTTCCCAAGGCTTACCCTCTAGGCTAGCCGTTAGCTTCTAGTTCTTCCTTCTACATCATTTTTCATAACGCTTTCAAATATCATCATACTATTATTTACAGAGCGCTCCAATTACCCGTATCAAATAGTAGCTacaattaaaaattaattaaccaaACTAAACCCCTTTCAATTAGAACCTTTAACTaagtaaactaattaatcTTCAAACGGTTCATTAAACCTCTAATCGCAAAGACCCTATATcgctcaacaccaaccctGCAATCGCAAACAATAATAACaatcctttactattatatctCTAAATCCTTCCCAATCCTTCCCTTATACCTTCTCCCCGCGcttcctaattatactataccaATTTACTTGTATTGGttcgtattaattaaaatattatattatactaccctaATCCGAATACCTACAGACCTCAATATAAAGGGTAACCCCGTCTACCAATTACTCAATTCTTAAACGTATTTCTACTCCTACTTCTTATCTATACTCCTACTAAGTACTTTCTTTATTCTCAATACTATTATTcattaataattgtaattaaatatactataatctAAAAGCTAATTTCAATACTATAgctaactataatttaactaaCCCCGGCCTAGCTAATAATCcgcctaataatttattaatatataataatttattttaataagaaaattactttactaataactttaataacctaattaattataatagtactatcgTCGGATAAACGAACTATCCTTCaacctatagtaaattaccctttactaaattaatccAACTACCTCCTAGATTAATAGCTTAgtctaataaaattaaataattaaatacaattaattctaagtaactaaattcaattaaataagaTTCTCTtgaattattctaataactattaaatttattactacctccgtCGCTCTTTCTACTGCCTAAACCTCCATTTCTACCTCCGAAGCTATAACTACTCCCCGCAACCTCTCTAACCAAAATAATTTTcactatactaaataatttactaattataattaataaatccccTATAAAACCGgcttttattctaataaccCCCAATAACCCTACTAAACTAGCGACCGAAGAAGCTCCTAAGAAAAAACCCGTTTCTCCCTccaaaattaaaaatattataaatttcataaaaagtatatttacGGGAGCTAAGCCAACTACGCCTCCTAAAGCAAGCCttgataataatagtatattatatattaagtaccgCCCTACTAAAGACCGTCCCTCAACCTACTATAAccgtaatttaataactataggatataataatctttataattacacTGAGGAAAATGCGAATGCCCCCGAAGagtctaaatataaaacaaaAGAATCTATATCTAACCTAGAATAACCCAATACTCCTAAATACCTTAGAATCGATATAAgaactctataatacttaattaataaaataaccttcgttaataactaataagactataattttactaccttattaaattaaattattgtaataaattataatattaaaggattaacCGACTtcgtaaataaatattttaaaactatttgtctagttaataataacgtCCAAATAAAAGTTAATGTAATTGATAGTAAGGTAACTATAATAGgtactaaagtattataaattaatactaattttaatataataagtaaaaaaatcactataatataagcaaatttagttatatttagagtagtaattaaatagtcTAATAAATTCAATAAGCGTATTAAAGGCTAACTCtcatttattattaaaatacttagtAATAGGACCCCCCCTACCCCTATCCccaatatatacttaaaatcTATCTTAAACGAAGAATTACGccctataaaaataaagctAGCCTAAAAAGCCTCTAAACGGGTAGTTACCCAATACTATACccctactactaatagtcCCTTACttcgatttattaaattaccccctagtttaatattaattaaagactaGTATAAGTACTCAACGTCTAAAAGtcctctaattaataatactagtattaaaccCGCCTTCCTTACTGCTAACttcggtatatataaaactatacgTCCTAAACCTATAGTTAAAGATAAGTAGGATACCCCAAAACCTCTATCTGCTAACCTAGCTATAGTTTATACTACgcttttctaatatattccCGTATAATCCTAAGGTTTAGAATTTACCCTAATATTGTTAAAACCCTACTGGTCCTTAGTACTTACccctagtattattaaaataaccttattggttcgtactattaatatccttGTCGAagaattaaagaagaattttAAGTAAGTGGTTAAggatatagaaattataaaaaaggatattagtacttaaatagcaatattataaattttatttatatttagtttgAGTACGGCGCTTAATCGTAGAAGTAATACCCCCcctattgtattaatagGAGTAGTCGCCGTAGGAGTcctaagtagtaataattccaataataaagataatactaATCCTTATCGCTTAATACCGCCTAGTAGAGGAGGCTTCCCGCCCGGTAAAGGAGGCTTCCCGCCTAGTAGAGGAGGCGGTAATTTTCCCCCTAACAATAAACCCGTAGTTAGAATATATAGAAACTATCCTtgggaatatattaaaattaaaaaggaggaAGTCGGATATTTcaacccttattattttaacccCAACGACCTTAGtgtaatataaaatagtaaagacgttatttatataaatataataatatttatagactgtattctatttataatagaagatttccctactattaaaaccgAAACCGAAGTTCAATTAATCTATCTCTTtccctaattactataaggagTAATACTCCTATAGTAGTACAACCAATTTAAACTAAATTAACGCTAAGCGATATAAAGCGAAGGACTTAACGGTTTGTACGACGGattaattattcgctttaaaTTAAACTCCGCTACCGCTATTCGAAAGTTCAATTAAGGAACTATTACCCTAAGGGACGTTGCTGCGGACGAAAATACAAtttcaatatatattataaaaaaactataattagCCCGCATAATAGGTATACTCTCTAAAATAGAGGATAATTAGTATGgtattacaatatatatttagaatagtatagaTACCtgtattaaaattctattacgCCCCCTACGTAAAGTAGGCTTCTTAACCAACTATATAACAGAAgtcaataatattagaaaactcttcgtatttataattaaggataaatattctaatattttccCTAAATctacttatactattaattctactaaccGTATAACTAATAATGCAATGTATAAcaattcctattaatattataattgtaattctaAGGCCGCTAGCCGTAAATCGTACTACAATAACTGTAACCGCCGAACtgactactataataattaatatactaaatactataacgaataatataataactagcGTAATAACTActgtaataattaataaaatacctaTAATCGTTAGGATACCCGCTGCAACGATAAGTTTAAAGGaggtagaaataataaagcaAACAACCGCGCTCATTATACCGAAGATACTAAGGAGCGAGAAGACAAtcctaataaagttaaataagACAATGCTACTTTTACGGAGGATTCGGActcgaataataataataataatatctactatatatataatagaaaattaatttattataaatactttaaggaatttaattctactttattaaaaaaacgCTATATAAAGCAATATTCACCCTACAAAGCAACCAAATGTAAAATTATTCAACTACTCTCTaaaatccctattatttagagaatatacaattaatactatttaatatacctattgcAAAACgctatctttaaatatattaagaaatataaatacgttttaataaatacttacaAAGATAAAAAGCTAGTACTAAAAGtcgtatactatattaataattttactaattataaaattaaggaggCGATAATTTGCCTAAACGAAGATCTAACTAGCAACCTGCTATTAAATTACACCTATTTGCGCGTTAAAGCAAGGACTACACTAGAAAGTAAGGATTTTAAAATTTACTTCAATTTAAGCGcggaatatagtattattaaccgaAAGATACTATTCGGACTTCAATATTCTATTTCAACGAACTACTCTACAATAATCCGAAGGgtaggtaataaattaattaaattaaaagaataggctacctttataatttactttctaaatattaattaaaatagtaataataccctactaaAAACTAAAGTAAACGCTTAAGTAATAGATaacctaatactaaatatcctattcgcTAATTCTTTTCTCTACCTACaacaaattaatattaactataaggcTAAGCTAATCCAATTCCCAAAAGACGGCTTTATAATAAGCTTCTCaataattaagtattctaataaatacaataggAAGGTCACATTCGGCAAGAAAATTTCTCTATTACTAAGCAAGTAAGCTATAGTACCAATCTATTACAAACCCTTACTAAAAGATCGCTCTTTCacctttatattacaatacgtagcaattccctatataattattaatactaaatctcCCCGactaattcctataaaaaatatattggaggtaattattaatatcctaaaaaacttctatattaggtctattagtaaatataaggataataaattcTTCACAACCTTATAGGCCAACTTCAACGCCGCTACAAtcgttaaataaatattagccgTCCTCGAAAACaatcctaatactataccCGCAGacgtaataaaataaattactaaaaacctcctattactactaaacgCTAAAATTCTCCTCTCTAATAAACTATACACCGAATAACGCTACAACCTAGcgtctaatatactaaaattgCTAAACGTTCCCGAAAAATACTCAATACTAGGTATCCgtataaaaaaaacaccaaaaaTCATCACTAATAAAGGTATACACATCTATACAACCGATCCAGCCCTAGCCAAAGC
It encodes:
- a CDS encoding nucleolar essential protein 1, variant gives rise to the protein MSNHDVTMAGTQSLPPPALPQLVAEQHMPIPPTDKDTKRLIVVLSNASLETYKASHGGSGRMGMQREEKYSLLNSDEHIGVMRKMNRDISDARPDITHQCLLTLLDSPVNKAGRLQIYIQTAKGVLIEVSPAVRIPRTFKRFAGLMVQLLHRLSIKGTNSQEKLLKVIQNPITDHLPPNCRKITLSFDAPVVRVREYIDALGENESICVFVGAMAKGADNFADEYVDEKISISNYSLSASVACSKFCHAAEDAWDII
- a CDS encoding nucleolar essential protein 1, translating into MSSGSSSPEHPRAGKRPRTQSLPPPALPQLVAEQHMPIPPTDKDTKRLIVVLSNASLETYKASHGGSGRMGMQREEKYSLLNSDEHIGVMRKMNRDISDARPDITHQCLLTLLDSPVNKAGRLQIYIQTAKGVLIEVSPAVRIPRTFKRFAGLMVQLLHRLSIKGTNSQEKLLKVIQNPITDHLPPNCRKITLSFDAPVVRVREYIDALGENESICVFVGAMAKGADNFADEYVDEKISISNYSLSASVACSKFCHAAEDAWDII